The following are encoded together in the Actinoplanes sp. N902-109 genome:
- a CDS encoding bifunctional diguanylate cyclase/phosphodiesterase yields the protein MAVPPLARRTTRVSTRVAFLSAPTVAALVLLAGMTGLLTDTIALAAGVGVAAVFATAVLWRTALAIHHDERVYAACRGAGLIGVAALFIGATAGVPVAGPPGYGWVCAGGMAFSVTFFVLGTALLPGAASSVPVRLRRVFDGLGLGISLGFAAYLITPMDTTTYPALACTLVAAVGISMVTVIVLRARLHRPAALRCGAGAIVQLVALTIAVNFVLADIRGWSVALCGLAIVAGLTLTADGGSRRHLPERVEPREPDQYLSGYPLLAVPAAVGVVAALYHLIFVGQFDPEAIVLGISMVAVLTTRELLVVRDIRRYTGQLRTKEAHFRSLVAGATDLTLVLDEKLTVRWQSPAAARLFGLADAEVIGRTFLELIHPEDVAGARAGIEALIAGAQTDGPPALLTARLLDGHGIWRDTESAVADQRAVPEVAALVVHVRDVGERRHLERTLHRLSYTDQLTGLANRRALMRDLLEFRRRAGQQGTLLVIDLHGLAEINNSRGRETGDAVLIEVARRIRDLLGQDDVAARLGGDEFAVLTADGAVLAYALATRIVTALVEPYQLPGTIVELHTSVGLAELAGGKDSDEVLRHADLARSRAHQLGRDRVEWYDTDVEIQLHRRMDLERELLGAADRGELDLVFQPVVALRDEQPVGVEALLRWRHPKLGTILPAELLPIARAVGCAAELDEWVLDAACRHLAGWSAGGTDFWLSVNVAPRELLTARFPEHVAEILDRHAIAPERLVVEVQETWVAEDVPAIVASLAGLRKLGVRAALDDFGAGQASLAHLRRLPVDMLKLDQSLVSRPDPASSTPAVIDVVVSLGRRLGLQIVAKGLESDEQTERARQAGCHFGQGFALGRPAPAERMEAYLDSHRG from the coding sequence GTGGCAGTGCCGCCCCTTGCGCGCCGCACCACCCGGGTCAGCACCCGGGTGGCCTTCCTGTCCGCCCCGACGGTGGCGGCGCTCGTGCTCCTGGCCGGGATGACCGGCCTGCTGACGGACACGATCGCCCTGGCCGCCGGGGTGGGCGTCGCCGCCGTTTTCGCCACCGCCGTGCTGTGGCGTACGGCGCTGGCCATCCATCACGACGAGCGGGTGTACGCCGCCTGCCGCGGTGCCGGGCTGATCGGCGTGGCCGCCCTGTTCATCGGCGCCACCGCCGGTGTGCCGGTCGCCGGTCCACCCGGCTACGGCTGGGTCTGCGCCGGTGGCATGGCGTTCAGCGTCACGTTCTTCGTGCTGGGCACGGCGCTGCTGCCGGGCGCCGCGTCGAGCGTCCCGGTGCGGCTGCGGCGTGTCTTCGACGGACTCGGCCTGGGCATCAGTCTGGGCTTCGCGGCGTATCTGATCACCCCGATGGACACCACGACGTACCCGGCGCTGGCGTGCACGCTGGTCGCGGCCGTGGGCATCTCCATGGTCACCGTGATCGTGCTGCGTGCCCGGCTGCACCGCCCGGCCGCGCTGCGCTGCGGTGCCGGGGCGATCGTCCAGCTCGTCGCGCTCACCATCGCGGTCAACTTCGTGCTGGCCGACATCCGCGGGTGGAGCGTGGCGCTGTGCGGGCTGGCGATCGTGGCCGGGCTGACGCTGACCGCCGATGGGGGCTCGCGCCGGCACCTGCCCGAGCGCGTCGAGCCGCGCGAGCCCGATCAATATCTGTCCGGCTATCCGCTGCTCGCCGTGCCGGCCGCGGTGGGCGTGGTCGCGGCGCTGTACCACCTCATCTTCGTCGGCCAGTTCGACCCGGAGGCGATCGTTCTCGGCATCTCGATGGTGGCCGTGCTGACCACCCGCGAGCTGCTGGTGGTCCGCGACATCCGGCGCTACACCGGTCAGCTGCGGACCAAGGAGGCGCACTTCCGGTCGCTGGTGGCCGGGGCCACCGACCTGACCCTGGTGCTCGACGAGAAGCTGACGGTCCGGTGGCAGTCGCCGGCCGCCGCCCGGCTGTTCGGGCTGGCCGACGCCGAGGTGATCGGCCGCACCTTCCTGGAGCTGATCCATCCCGAGGACGTCGCCGGGGCCCGGGCCGGCATCGAGGCTCTGATCGCCGGGGCGCAGACGGACGGGCCGCCCGCGCTGCTCACCGCCCGGCTGCTCGACGGGCACGGCATCTGGCGGGACACCGAGTCGGCGGTGGCCGACCAGCGGGCCGTGCCGGAGGTCGCCGCGCTCGTGGTGCACGTCCGCGACGTGGGCGAGCGACGGCATCTCGAGCGCACGCTGCACCGCCTGTCGTACACCGATCAGCTCACCGGTCTGGCCAACCGCCGGGCGTTGATGCGCGACCTGCTGGAGTTCCGCCGCCGCGCCGGTCAGCAGGGCACCCTGCTGGTGATCGACCTGCACGGGCTGGCCGAGATCAACAACAGCCGGGGCCGGGAGACCGGGGACGCGGTGCTGATCGAGGTGGCCCGGCGGATCCGGGACCTGCTCGGTCAGGACGACGTGGCGGCCCGGCTGGGCGGCGACGAGTTCGCGGTGCTCACCGCGGACGGCGCCGTGCTGGCCTACGCGCTCGCCACCCGCATCGTCACCGCGCTGGTCGAGCCCTACCAGCTGCCCGGCACCATCGTCGAGTTGCACACCAGCGTCGGCCTGGCCGAGCTGGCCGGTGGCAAGGACTCCGACGAGGTGCTGCGGCACGCCGATCTGGCCCGCAGCCGCGCTCACCAGCTCGGCCGGGACCGCGTCGAGTGGTACGACACCGATGTCGAGATCCAGCTGCACCGCCGGATGGATCTGGAACGGGAGCTGCTCGGTGCGGCCGACCGCGGCGAGCTCGACCTGGTGTTCCAGCCGGTGGTCGCGCTGCGCGACGAGCAGCCGGTCGGGGTCGAGGCGCTGCTCCGCTGGCGGCACCCCAAGCTGGGCACGATCCTGCCCGCCGAGCTGTTGCCGATCGCCCGGGCCGTGGGCTGCGCGGCCGAGCTCGACGAGTGGGTCCTCGACGCGGCCTGCCGCCACCTCGCCGGCTGGTCGGCGGGTGGCACCGACTTCTGGCTCTCCGTCAACGTCGCGCCGCGTGAGTTGCTCACCGCCCGCTTCCCCGAGCATGTCGCCGAGATCCTCGACCGGCACGCCATCGCCCCCGAACGCCTGGTGGTCGAGGTGCAGGAGACCTGGGTGGCCGAGGACGTGCCGGCCATCGTGGCGTCGCTGGCCGGGCTGCGCAAGCTCGGGGTGCGGGCGGCGCTGGACGACTTCGGTGCCGGTCAGGCCTCGCTGGCCCACCTGCGCCGGCTGCCGGTCGACATGCTCAAGCTCGACCAGAGCCTGGTCAGCCGGCCCGACCCGGCGAGCAGCACCCCGGCCGTGATCGACGTGGTGGTCAGCCTGGGCCGCCGGCTGGGGCTGCAGATCGTGGCCAAGGGGCTGGAGAGCGACGAGCAGACCGAGCGGGCGCGGCAGGCCGGTTGCCACTTCGGTCAGGGGTTCGCCCTGGGCCGCCCGGCCCCGGCCGAGCGCATGGAGGCCTACCTGGACAGTCATCGGGGCTGA
- a CDS encoding PHP domain-containing protein — protein MRILPTDGHVHSEWSWDAPLGAMEQTCARAVELGLPAIAFTEHTDFTTWAVLNRDIHQDPVRKPHASPEGLMVPPRLDVEGYRECLERCREKYPSLRIIHGVELGESHWVREQAATLLAEGGFERVLGSLHCLPTGPDRVLAEVSGVYLDRPADQVVRDYLAEITRMIEGSDLFGVLAHIDYPTRAWPLGTFDPGQFEEEFRHALRALAAGGRALEVNTRNQPFPEIVRWFRDEGGQIVTFGSDAHTPDGITKGFREAVDMVEAHGFRPGRHPYDRWTR, from the coding sequence GTGAGGATCTTGCCGACCGACGGGCACGTGCACAGCGAGTGGTCCTGGGACGCGCCGCTCGGGGCGATGGAGCAGACCTGTGCGCGGGCGGTGGAGCTGGGCCTGCCCGCCATCGCGTTCACCGAGCACACCGACTTCACCACGTGGGCGGTGCTCAACCGGGACATCCACCAGGACCCGGTGCGCAAGCCCCACGCCTCGCCCGAGGGCCTGATGGTGCCACCCCGGCTCGACGTCGAGGGCTATCGCGAATGCCTGGAGCGCTGCCGCGAGAAGTACCCGTCGCTGCGCATCATCCACGGCGTGGAGCTGGGCGAGTCGCACTGGGTCCGGGAGCAGGCCGCGACGCTGCTCGCCGAGGGCGGGTTCGAGCGGGTGCTGGGCTCGCTGCACTGCCTGCCCACCGGACCGGACCGGGTGCTGGCCGAGGTGTCCGGCGTCTACCTGGACCGGCCCGCCGACCAGGTCGTGCGGGACTACCTGGCCGAGATCACCCGGATGATCGAGGGGTCGGACCTGTTCGGGGTGCTCGCGCACATCGACTACCCGACGCGCGCGTGGCCCCTCGGTACCTTCGACCCCGGCCAGTTTGAGGAGGAATTCCGGCACGCCCTGCGCGCGCTCGCCGCCGGCGGCCGGGCACTGGAGGTCAACACCCGCAACCAGCCGTTCCCCGAGATCGTGCGCTGGTTCCGCGACGAGGGCGGCCAGATCGTGACGTTCGGCAGCGATGCGCACACCCCGGACGGCATCACCAAGGGCTTCCGCGAGGCCGTCGACATGGTCGAGGCCCACGGCTTCCGTCCCGGCCGGCATCCGTACGACCGGTGGACCCGCTAG